A segment of the Anaerolineae bacterium genome:
CATTTGCAAAGAATCCATGGCAGTACCTCCATTGGTGGCGAAAAATGGCGGTCGTTGGGTTCGACAGGTGTATTATAGCACACCGCCGGCCTTCCCAGCACCTCCTGATATTTGACGTTTCGCATCTTTGCTGGTAAGATATCACTGTATGAACAATTGGGTCAGAGCGGCCCCCTCTTGGACTCGCTTTCCAGCAGGGGGCTTTTTAGGCTTTATGGCCGGCCCAACATGTTGAACCATTCAACGGGAGTCTACCATCGCCAATGCGTATCGGCATTGATGCTCGGCTGTTGTACTACAGCCCCGGCGGCATCGCAGAATACACCAAGCGCCTGGTTCAGGCGCTGGCCCACCTGGACGGGGACGAGGAATTTGTTATCCTCTACAGTCGCAAAGACGCACGACATAACCTGGTCACGGACAATCCACGCTTCAAGCGCGGTATCCTCTGGACGCCCAGCCATCACCGCCTGGAGAGCTGGCTCCTTTCGCTGGAGCTGAGCCGCTTTCGGCTGGATGTCATGCACAGCCCGGATTTCATCCCACCGCACTCCAACGTCTTTCGCACCGTCATCACCGTGCATGACCTGGCCTTCCTGCTGTATCCCCACTTTCTCACCAAGGAAAGCGCGCGCTATTACGGCCAGATTGACCAGGCGGTGCGCCGCGCCAACCATATCATCACTGTCTCGGAAAGCACCAAACGCGACACCATGCGGCTGTTGGGCGTGCCGGAGCGCAAGATCAGCGTGATTTACGAGGCGGCGAACCCGCTGTTCCGGCCCGTGCCGAGGGAGGAAGCGCGGCGCGCCCTGCAGGAGGCCGGCTATTCCCTCCCGCCGGCCTACATCCTGTTCGTCAGCACCATCGAGCCGCGCAAAAACCTGCCGGCCCTCCTGAAAGCCCTGCGCAATCTGCGCGACCGCTACCGCCTGCCGCATAAACTGGTGCTGGCCGGCCGCAAGGGCTGGCTCTTTGATGACGTCTTCACCCTTGTCAAC
Coding sequences within it:
- a CDS encoding glycosyltransferase family 4 protein, whose amino-acid sequence is MRIGIDARLLYYSPGGIAEYTKRLVQALAHLDGDEEFVILYSRKDARHNLVTDNPRFKRGILWTPSHHRLESWLLSLELSRFRLDVMHSPDFIPPHSNVFRTVITVHDLAFLLYPHFLTKESARYYGQIDQAVRRANHIITVSESTKRDTMRLLGVPERKISVIYEAANPLFRPVPREEARRALQEAGYSLPPAYILFVSTIEPRKNLPALLKALRNLRDRYRLPHKLVLAGRKGWLFDDVFTLVNQLRLEDDCIFLGHVPVEHLLYLYNAADVLVHPAFYEGFGLPPLEAMSCGTPVIVSNVSAMPEIVGDAGLLIDPHDVEDL